The genomic segment GTGTAGAATCTGTACTCACCATGAGTTTAAAGTTTAAGCAAATAAGCTGCTACGTAAATTACGCAATAATTTATTGAGGTAACAAACATTAATTCTTAGTACTACCTGCATTAATAACTTGATATAAACCAATGCATAAAACTTAAAAAACATATATCGATGGGTAATACATGGATTATTCAAGTAAAAGAATGAGGAGGGGTATTGAACCCATAGTGGCCGCAATACTATTAATAGTGATAACTGTGGTGGCTGCAGTACTACTTTACTTCTGGTTCTCAGGATACTTATCGGCAACCACGACAAGAGTATCACAAATATCGGCACCGGAGGAGGCTCAAATAATTGGAGTTAACTACGCCCCCACTAGCAATTATTTAGTCGTATTCCTTCAGAATGTTGGGCAAATACCTATAACCATAGCGCAGGCATATATATTAAATAGTACAACACTCAATGTAGTATGTTCACTAGCAATAAGTGGGTATACGCCATTACCTAGTTCAGTCTCCAGTACATCGGGCCCAGTATCATCAGTATCCACTGTAACCATAGGAGGCAGTGGTGCGGTAGCTATATTTCTTGGTTTATCAGGCTGTAGCCTAAGTCCAAACACCATATATGTGGTTAAGCTTGTTACTGCTAGGGGTACTCAGATAACTTACGAGTTCTCAACGTAAAGGCTTAAATTTAAGCCTGTGTTTAAAATAATCATGGTTTCTTTAAGGCTTGGTTCAAGTGAAATAACTGGAGCCGTGCTTATTCTAGTAATCTCAGTGGTACTT from the Caldivirga maquilingensis IC-167 genome contains:
- a CDS encoding archaellin/type IV pilin N-terminal domain-containing protein encodes the protein MDYSSKRMRRGIEPIVAAILLIVITVVAAVLLYFWFSGYLSATTTRVSQISAPEEAQIIGVNYAPTSNYLVVFLQNVGQIPITIAQAYILNSTTLNVVCSLAISGYTPLPSSVSSTSGPVSSVSTVTIGGSGAVAIFLGLSGCSLSPNTIYVVKLVTARGTQITYEFST